tctcatacttttcttcgaatttcggcaacactgttgccaaaattcactctctctctcctcattttcccaaataacttcgaacagtgactataaccccaaaaaactttatttttaccaatatttacccaaaagactctgTTTTATTAAGtgaatagataaaataaatttttatagtgtcaaataatttaaaaaatacctCCAAGTTATTCCAAAAGTGGAATGCAACGATTGGGTAGAGGAGAATTGCAGGCTTTTTGGGAATGTTGCAAAACTTGTCTTATAGCAATTAAGACAATCCGGTTGATTTGGCTCTATTTGGTTTGATTTCCAAATGGGAATTATGCCTCTTGACCTAGAGAAATGTGAGATATCACGAAACTAAGCAATAATAGAGATCCgattggcattttttttttttttttggggtgaaatGAGCAATAGTTATAAACATAGTTTGTTTAGCAAAGACAAGGGAGTTTTCTATGTATTTTTAGGTCATTGTATAGTGTGTGTTATTCATGGATTCTTGCGTTTTATAGGTTCCCTAAAAATATTTGcaagattttcaaataatttgatAGGTGAGAAAAATACTTTTATGTAGTATGCACTCAATGAGATTCCCCATGTAACTTAGCTTGTGCATTGCGTATCTCTCATGGCCCCCATGGGTTTGCAAGCATTCTAAGTGAGCAAACAATTTAGACCCTTTTGGTTGATTTTAGTATAACTAATCAATTTCGCACATTTACAAATTGATTTCTAATAAATTATCCACAGCAAATAAGTTACCAACAATAATGAAAGTGcagtaaattattaaataacaCAATTAACTAGTGACAAAGTGGAAATCTTGTGGACGcattcaaatgaaaaacaaccaTGAGGTTTACCCAAATCCCAAGAAAAAATTTACTATTTAGAATCAATGTCTGATACGATTTAAGTGTTTCATTTGGTTTAAGTGTAAACTTAACCATGTATATATAAGCTCTTGGGCACCATTCTTACTAACTGATTTTCAATGGTAAGTTCTACATATGGGTTTGTATCATTTGGTACAAGAGCCAGCTACCATGTCAAGTAATTGGACATAGCTCATTGAGTATGAAACCAAATGAGTTGCAACTCTGTGGTCGAATCTTAGAAGGGACGAGGATGACCTAGAGGCTAAATTAAATTGTCTCGCTAAGTCATTGAATAACTGATAGGTAAGTAAAGTCACacaaaaggggggggggggggaagagaaAGGGCTACCATTGATTTAGTGTGGACAGTGAAAGCCATTATGAAAGTCAATTGCGGAGCTTTGTGGTATGTTTTGATCCTAATATCTTACAGGATATAAGTGCAAGCTTAACAATGTGTATATAAGCTTTTCAACTCTCTCCCCTTGCAAGCCATTATCAAGAGTAAGTTCTACCTATAGGTTTGTGTCAAAGTTTTATAATTGACACAAATCCCTAATTTCTACCTAGTAGCTACTTACAAATTTGACAACACAATATATTCCAAGTTCTTGAActgtaatttaaaaatgtaagGAGTGTGTAGTGTTGTGTGTGTGGGGTGCTGATAGGGAGTGCGTGTGGTGCTAATGTGGCATGCGTGTGTTGCTGCATGGTGAGGTGCTACAGGGTGTGCGTGGGTTGCTGATGAGGGGTGTGTTTGCTGCTGATGGGGCATGCGTGCGTAGCTAATGACGTGTGCATGTACCAGTGCAGCTAGAGTGTATAATGTGTTTGTGCTATAGATAATGTTGTATTTGCTTAGCTGGCACTATATACTTGTATTTTAGTATAGATGTACACTTGTAATACTTGTATTGGTGAGATATCTACATCAACCTTATGTGGCAGTAGAGTTAGTTAatatagttagttagttaggaGGTATTGGAGGGAATTGGCTAGCAAGGTGGTTACACAGCTGGCTTGGAGTTAGTTACTAGGGGGTATTAGACTAGGGAAATGTGTATGGTTTGGGCTGAACTTGATTGATGCTTTTTCAGAATTCCTTCCTCTATTCTCTCTATTTTCACTTTTCCCTGTTCTTGGAGGCTAGTTGTCCTCGAAATCAACTATCAATTCTTCCCTAATTCCTagcatttggtatcaaagcaaggCTTTCCTTAGCCATGGCTAAGACACGTTCAACCACTGCTGCAACTCAGGAAGCTCTTGCTTCGCTTAGGACTGTGTCTAATCATCATGctaaagaaattcaagaaatgcGAACTATTCAAGAAGTGCATACATGTACTTTGAACAAGATGAATCAACAATTAGCAATCTTGGTGCAGAGGCTTAGTGGTTCAGATCAAGAGGGATTGCCTCAATCTCCAACAAATGGTGAATCAAGATATGCTAATTCTTCAACATTGCCTCTGTCTCGCCCTATGAGGTTGGAATTTCCAAAGTTCTCTAGTGAAGATCTTGCAAGTTGGGTTTACAAAGCAAACCAATATTTCAAGTATTACAATACCCCAGTTGCAGAGAAGTTGATGCTAGCCTTGTTTCATATGGAGGGTGAGGCTCTGATATGGTTCCAAGATAGTGAAGAAGTAGGACTTTTTGTTGATTGGGAATCAATGATTCAAGCCTTGCACGTTAGATTTGGTGCTACGGCTTTTGATGATCCTATGGAGACACTAATTAGGCTAAGGCAGACTGCTTTAGTGTCTTTGTATAAAGCCCAATTTGAGGTTTTGTCCAATAAGATTAAAGGGTTATCTGCTGCTCACAAGCTAAGTTGCTTCCTTAGTGGATTGAGGGATGAAATAAGGCTGCCAGTGAGGATGCTTAACCCCAGGTCATTGAATGAGGCTTTTGGTTTGgcaaagatccaagaaaataTAATTGGAGTTGTAAAAAGAGTGCTAAGGTCCAAGTGGATCAAGGGAAGCCTTCCATTTTAGGTGCTTCTCCTAAAGCCACTCTTCTTTTGGAGTCTAAAGCTAGGCTGCCCATTAAAAGAATCTATCCTGCTCaaatggaagaaagaaaagagagagggcTACCAACAGGTCAATGTCGCTAGAGTGAGCCATCGTGGACGTTGGCTGCAGAGCGTGGTGGTATGTTAGGATCCTAGTGTCCCATATTGGTTAAGTGTAAACTTAACTATGTGTTTATAAGCTCATGGGCACCCTCTCCTTGCAAACTTAACTATGCGAATTTTCACATTAAACATTTAGGCCTAAAGGCTTCTTAGACTGTTCATGGGGCCTTATCTAAACAGCTGTACTAGTGAACAGCTCTTGTGCAAATGAAAGGCAGGAGTGTGGAATAAGCCTTCTTCAATATATCCATTCCTTCAAAAGTACTTTTGTATATACTACTCAAATGCCCAAATAGCGGCATCCATGTTTTTCCACAAAAAAGAAAGCAGGAGGGACCAGGGAGGCAGGACAaagcaacccaaaaaaaaaaaaaaaaacaactattaTAAGCAAAAAAATGTAAGCAAAGCATAACCAGAAGGTAAGTATCAGGCTTCAGAAATTATTAATTCCTCCGCACACGTGACATGAAAGCATAACCATGCAGGTAAGTAAtggataattgttttttttaaaacgtTTATCTGCTTGTACAGCCCATCAGAGTCATAAAGAACTTCTTCCAAAGCAAGCAAAGGTGTTTAACACTGTAGAAATGCATTTATACTATTCCTTTCTTGATTAAattcaccttttcttttttctatataaatctCTAAGCATTGGAAGTGAAGGAGAAACTATCAGTTTTTTGTTacttatattaaaaatccaTGGAGCCCTTTCAAAAGTTTGTCCccattataacattttttttcattgtagcTCTTCTAGTAGGCTCTTAGCGACAACTAATTCAGTGTAGCTGGGGCAGGGACTAAACTATATATTCAGGTTTGCTTACTGATTTGGACTTGaaattatcatcatcattattgtAAACTTTCTGTGAAATTTAGTGCTTGTTTTTTTAACACCATCTTTGTGTGTTCACATATTTGACATTATGTCTCTGGAAGCTTTATCATGTTTTAAACTATTAGCTTACATTCACATAGCCGTATAAATCTAGGAAGTAACAATTAAAAAGCACTTCAAAGACCAGTGGCCATTCAAATTTTGttatctggaaaaaaaaaaaattataccctTGCATTTTGTCTCAATTTGTGGCCTTGAAATAGACTAACTATAGGAAAGGATTGAAAAATCTGCAGCGCCTTGATGAAGGCTAAAGTTGGCCTTGCAATGAAATGTGTAACCCAAACTCATTAGCTGTTACATTAGAGCAAAGATTTAGTACTGATTCATGATTAGTATTTCTAGTTCCATATATATGCGAGTTACTCTAACAATCAACACTTCCAGTTTTTGAAACCATGGAAATTAGATTATAATTGAATCTTTGCATTTAGTTTCCTTTTGATAATGCGCTTTCaaattacacatttttaaaGTACAGCttccttaaaatttattttttttgggtacaactCCAAACAATTTCATCCCCATTAAAGAGGGTGACGtgtcataaaattttgaactataAAGAGTATTAACTTATTGATCAATTTAAGCACAGTTATGTAATTGATAAATTGTGATAAGTTAGTGCCTCATCAAACTTCCTGGGCcacacttttttatatatactaattatattatttatgaatttaattcattcaaaaaagaaatctgaggatatataatttttgaattccACTTTACTTAATACCTTATTTGATTTGGGAAATAGAAAAGtgaaaggataaaaaatattgtataaatttattatcaTGCCcctattttataactttttttgtataaaggaaaaaaaaaagtgttgctgaaataaaatatatatacaaaataaaataataaaaaaacaacccAAACATTCAATaatgaaggagaaaaaaaaaggaagaaataaaaaaaaagaataatgttattttagtttAGGGGATGGGAGAAGGAGTAGATGGGTAAAtttcatccaacctcttctccTCCCATTTTGCTGCAATTTGGAGAGGCGAAAAAGTGGTGGGCTTGGGTAGAAAACAATGGGACCCCATCATTTTCTCCCCCCAAATCACTCCAACCAAATACCTCTCCCACCCAACATCTCTcatatttttctctccttcGTTTTTCCATCCCCCaattttcaccccaaccaaatgAACCCTAAATAGTATTGCATGTacgaacaaaaaataatatttaatttatagttTTCACTAGATTGCCTATCATGCAAAAAGATACTCCACCTATTAAATGGTTtaaaccatggttttaaaaaattggaatgatcaaagaactaaaaaatgaatcgattttcaatttttgctgGTTTTTCTAGTTTTTATCGGACTAGTTTAGGATCTAGTTCCCGGTTGAATTGGCCGGTCTAGTCCAATTTTAAAATAgtggtttaaaaaataacaataatctGGAtctttttcacataaaaaatctaGTCTTACATACAATCATATAAcctaagtaattttttttttttttgtttagttttattttaatcatttatttttttatttcaatgatatttttggaattttttttctaatatttacataaaaaattaattaaaataagcATCACATAGTACTATTAATTACTTAGAAaatcacacctaactctagccCTTGATATTGTCAACGAAACCTTGTTTAAAGGTTTTTATACACTAGTCGATAATTCGTACAATGCataaaaaagtttaacataatattactttttatcTTTATATAAACTTTCGTCCAATGTGAAACTTGATAATTAAGATAGATATTAATCAATAAGTCTAAAGGCACAATATTATTCacacaaatttcacaattatatAAGGTCTAAAGTTATTAATGGTAGGTAATAAAGCAGTATCAATGGTGGacctatataaaaattaataatattcttcaACTTAATCGTTGagaaatttgttatgaaaactATTGTGCTTATAGCATTACTTAGTTATTAATAGATATTAGACAATACTTATTATGATTGTTGAAAGCTcaaaaatgtgtgaaaaaacGAGCTGTTTAGACTCCCAAATTAAAACTTACGGctcagttgattttactctaacttaagctaagtgcagaatagagtaaatgcaagcgaacaaaacaataaactactctaagccatattcatcacaacacagtagtaaaatgaaagcgAAAAGAGTAGGGAAAAAtaatgcaaatacaagataacactccgatgtgttatcgaagaggaaaccaaaaatatcggcgaaaaacctctccgccgcccttcaagcagtaaatcgatccactagaaaataaattggagtacatgaataacaaaagaccctccaagcctagtctaccccatgtactcGAGCCCTCCAAGTTCTTGCTACCAACTGACTTCGCCAAGCCTTGTCTTCTTTAGCTCTCCGGATCATGCAATTTAGCctgattgcatccaccaaacaagtggcttcttccaatacttcctagtagcaccaaaacctcactttacactcaggatgggtgtggtaagtgtttgacCTATCAACCTCTCAATGATAAGGATTTGGATTTAGATTTGGATATGaatatggagaggtaggagttgaggaaaaccataCAAGATTGTGTAGAagattgtgggtatgacaatctctaactctcaagggtttgtggttagggttttctctctaaaaagcactCATTTCAGTATGTGGGTAATAtaggtatatatagtgtgggtaaagacaTGGTGTatcaaatatgacaaaatagcaaaacagaatgTTTCGTGGGTATCTctcgggaaggccttacccgcgagacactcgcgaaaaccagctgtcaccatctaTCATAACTCTTcgcattctagtcatgtgctaAGCACATGCTTCACTTCGCGGGAAGGCTTCTCACAAGCTACTCGCGAAAACTCCTTTGATCTTCAATTttccttgagtcttcacactctctctcacacacaacccttacaaagaAATCCCACCTAGGTTGTGTGTGAGATTTCTTATGTACTTTATGAACATCCGTGATAGTATAGTAAAATGTgacaaaataagaaataataaaaatgaactaGTGTTCATAGGATGCCCATTGGTGATAcacaattataaataataattaaaaaaaaaaaagcatttttggaTTCACATATATGCAAAAAGATACatagcattattatcatttgtgggttttaattataactcaattgataaagtcttTAATCGTCATGGAGTATATACCATATAGATTGAAATTATATcgcatttatatatattatcatttctATAAAAGTCAcaaatatcattaaattatattataaattttacttcatAACTCTTTGACCATCAAACTGGAATAAAGTTGTTCATAATATAAGTTTTAATCGTTTGTTCATAATGATGCCATGTATTAGGTGGAGGAGTATCCCCTTGTATTTCTAATATTCTTATGACCGATGTATTCATTGTTTTTGGATGGGGAAGTACTCATTCTTTAAGCATAGtcaatatattacaaattttaccgCATAACTCTTATAAATGGActtgttaatttttaaacacaagATATAAAAgtaattgtttaaaaaaaaacataaaagtaatcaaaatatttattatgttgttaatACAGTACCAATTACATtcactttttaagttttttttttttttaaagtgtactagatttagcattttccttcaaaatattaaaagagCATGTCATCAACTCATTAATTAATAgtctccctaaaaaaaaattattagttagaGCACGTTTGGAatgtgtgtttaaacaacagttttcaatttttttgaaaatatgtgtgggttagaaagtatatgaaaatatatgtaatgttgtttaaaaactaaaaacatgtgtttaaacttatgtaccaaacggacccttaatctCCCGATCACAcaatttagaatatattttgaGAAAGTGCTTCCTCTTTTTCTATCTGTGGGGCCAAAGTAGCTaggttattttttgttttttaaattatcgTTGCCTTCCCTTATCTCTTTAGCAATGGATCGTAATGACAGAGATGGTCTTGgaaataattttctaaattatttcCCTCTTTTAGCTGGTCAAAAAGAAGTTTTGTAActaatcattttatatatttcatagtCTAGCTAAGAGGATGATGGTGGCCAGTTCACAATGGAAtagcctaaaaaaaattaataataaacacTCACAATGGAATGATACGTTAACATTAATTGCAATTCTTTGATATAATCGGTTTATAAGCTGGGTCGATCGTATATAATGATAAAgctattacaaattttattatataattcttATAAATTGATGGATTATTAActataaaaaagtaatttaagaatttgtttatatataattgaattgaCATCAATCGATCGCTTCTATTGTTACCTCTCAGTTTGAAAGTcttcaataatataatttgtaataatttttacatttccTACGTACACTTATATaggttttgttttaaaattaagaagcACTTTGCCAAAAGttttaagtgattaaattttatttatcttctTGCAGAGTTTCTACTATTTGTCAAAAGGAGAGATCATGACACTGGGCGAAGATGATCTTTTTAGCTGGTTGGACTTATGGGGTGACTGGAACATCGAAGCGCTAATACTAGTGAGCCTTGCCTTGCAAATCTTCCTCACTCTCTTCGGCAGCCGCAGAAAATACATTACTGGCTTTTGGATAAGATTTACACTATGGTCATCTTACTTGATGTCCAATATTATTGCAAAGGTTGTCATAGGCAAGCTCACTGGCTTAGATACTAAGTACCTTCCTCACCGTGAACTGAAAGGGTTATTGGCACCACTTCTCTTTGTACAAATTGGAAACCCAGATAGCATAACTGCTTACTCAATAGAAGATAATCGTTTGGGATTGAGGCAATTACTTAGCCTAGTCTTCCAAGTTGGTGTGGTAATTTGGATCCTTTTTCGCTACTGGAATAGTTCCTCTCACTTCTCATTTCTTTTCGTGCCAATGTTTGTGGCCGGTGTAGTTAAGTATGGAGAGGCAGTATGGGCTCTGAGGACAGCACTCACTGGTGAATCTGGCATAACCATTTCAGAAATTGATCAAGAAGAAAATGTTCCTGCTTTATTTCGACAATTACCAGAGAGCGTTCCTGGTGTGGAATTGATCTTAAAGGCATATTATCGGTTTAGCTGCTTGAAGCCTCATCTTGAGAATTGGCTCTACAAGCCCTTATATGAGTCTCTTCAATGGATGTCCATTGATGCATATTCAGCTGAGGATATCTTCAGAATTACAGATTCTGAACTTGGCTTCATGTATGATGTGCTCTATACGAAGGCGCCTATTATATACACATGGCAAGGCTGTATTCTTCGTATCATCAGTTTCCTAAGTTTAGTTTCAGCATTATGTGTATTTGCAATATTTTCTAACACAGCCTCAGATAAAATTTCACGTAAAGATCTTGTATTTACCTATCTGGTGCTGATTGGAGCAATTATACTAGAGCTTTATCAGATCATACTGCTACCTTTCACAGAGTGGGCAATTCTCAAAATGACGAGGTACCATAACATGCCTCTGGTGATGAAATGCTTGCGAGCTCTTGGCCCAAAGTCAAGTAAGTGGAAAAGATGGTCCAATTCGATGGGACAATTCAATCTGTTGAGCTTTTGCCTTCACGACAAGCAGTTGAAATATAGTAGGATCATCAAGTTTCGTGGCATCGACATGGAGCTCAGAAAGACCGGGAATAGGACACGCGTGGAAATccctaaaaaattgaaagaactGATTGTGCATGAAATGAAAGAGGTGGACAGTGCAAGAAATTCGAAGCCTATCACACACAGAGGTCAATGGGCTCTTGAAAGGTATGGATGCCTCAACAATGAATTCAAATGGAGTGTCAAGAGAGATTTCGATAAGAGCATTATCATATGGCACATTGCAACAAGCATTTGCTATCATTTAGATGTTCAATTTGGCATTGCATACTCTCAAATTGAAATGGGTCAATTGTTGTCAAACTACATGATGTATGTTCTAGCAATGCGCCCTCATATGTTTTGCACCACCACAGCAAATATCATATTCCAACATACCTACACTAAACTCATGATACTTTTAAGAACTAGACCATCCTTAGTAAAAGATGAAGGAGAAGCTTGTAGGATTTTCAGGATGGAAGAACTTCCCAAAGAATCAGACTTggataaaagaaaggaaaccaTGGTCACATCTGATTGGCATGTACTAAAAGATTCACAAAGACTCGCCTTGAGTTTGATGAGCAGGGAGAACAAATGGAACATCATTTGCAGCGTGTGGGTGGAGATGTTGTGCTATGCGGCAAGTAACTGTCCAGTGGATTACCATGCTGAACAACTAAGGCGAGGTGGAGGTCTGATAACTCATGTTTGGCTTCTCCTAGCTCACAAAACAGATAAGTTTTATACGAGTGATTAACTATTTGTTTGTTGTAATGGTATTTTAGCATTCTAATCTGGCACACACAAATTGAAACCTTTGACTCAATTGGCTCCAATAAAATCCTATCAAAAATAGGATAAGAATAGCTTTCTTTTGGGGCCATACCAAGCCAATTGGGGAAGGATTAATGCTGAGGATTTTGTTGGATTTGATTtctggttttattttttaatttaatgtatttgattaaattatttctttccttatttgttGTAACTCTAAAACCCCTTCTTAAAGGCTCTAGAAAATTATTgtgatatgttttttttttttttttgcatagatTATTGTGATATGTTGAATTTGatgaataatattaaattgAGACTTTTTCTCTTGCTTGATGAGTTAATGATTCCAAGCAATCTTTGGTTGTGAAACATGTTCAAAGAAGTTTTAAGTGGTGAAAGTGAAACTATATTTGTAAATTATGTTTACTGTATCCCATTTAAGTTGTGGTTGTCACACGTAAatggggaaaataaaaaaagcatgaCAAATAAGctctttataatttatttatttttaggagGAAGCATTTAAACttagggtgttttttttttaaagtatatcaAGAGATGCTAACTAATTAAACTATAAGCCTATAAGAGTCTTAGCTCTTTTCTAGATTATTGAGCCTCTCCTCAACTAATTAAGCTATCTCTTTTATTAATAGGTAGTGCAAGATTTCTAATAAGTTCTTATTTAAGGAACACATAAATTGGAAGAATTACTTTCAAATTCACTTGGGAAACCTTGTAATATTAACAGACAAATCTATAATGAACAGTGTATAGTCTCTTTTTAAAAAGGGAACCTAATAACTTCAATtgacaaaagaaatatatattaccATTAGAATGGCTTGAATTGTCAAATTTAGTGGCTTGACATTAAAAGGTTTGCATGCCCATGTCAGAAAGTTTGGATGATATTCAACCAAACACCATGTGTGAAGAAATACAACAAGCTTGCATTAAATGTTGTCTAGCATGAATGGTCAAAAAGGCAAGGAACAGCACCTGGCATGCACACCAAATTCATGCTTTCTGCTTGTAGCCGAAATGCAATAAATGTTGGCCATCTTCTTTTGGCATGATATCTTTCATGTGTTGAAACCATTAATGTTTCGACTAAATCTTTGGCTATAAATAGAGGTGGAGTAAGCGAGAGTTTCTACGAGAGATAAGAAGGTAGAGTGTTCTGTAACTTTTGTCTAAATACAGTAgggtgttttttatttatttgtgagagAATCAAGATGTATTTGGAATTTAGATTTGTGTGAGAGTATCTTCAAGCTATTATTGTAATCTCTAAAATTATAGTGAAACTTTATTTTATCGCCTCCCATGGACGTAGGTATATTATCAAATCACGTAAATTCCTTAtgttat
This genomic stretch from Castanea sativa cultivar Marrone di Chiusa Pesio chromosome 1, ASM4071231v1 harbors:
- the LOC142622282 gene encoding uncharacterized protein LOC142622282, which produces MTLGEDDLFSWLDLWGDWNIEALILVSLALQIFLTLFGSRRKYITGFWIRFTLWSSYLMSNIIAKVVIGKLTGLDTKYLPHRELKGLLAPLLFVQIGNPDSITAYSIEDNRLGLRQLLSLVFQVGVVIWILFRYWNSSSHFSFLFVPMFVAGVVKYGEAVWALRTALTGESGITISEIDQEENVPALFRQLPESVPGVELILKAYYRFSCLKPHLENWLYKPLYESLQWMSIDAYSAEDIFRITDSELGFMYDVLYTKAPIIYTWQGCILRIISFLSLVSALCVFAIFSNTASDKISRKDLVFTYLVLIGAIILELYQIILLPFTEWAILKMTRYHNMPLVMKCLRALGPKSSKWKRWSNSMGQFNLLSFCLHDKQLKYSRIIKFRGIDMELRKTGNRTRVEIPKKLKELIVHEMKEVDSARNSKPITHRGQWALERYGCLNNEFKWSVKRDFDKSIIIWHIATSICYHLDVQFGIAYSQIEMGQLLSNYMMYVLAMRPHMFCTTTANIIFQHTYTKLMILLRTRPSLVKDEGEACRIFRMEELPKESDLDKRKETMVTSDWHVLKDSQRLALSLMSRENKWNIICSVWVEMLCYAASNCPVDYHAEQLRRGGGLITHVWLLLAHKTDKFYTSD